In Eupeodes corollae chromosome 3, idEupCoro1.1, whole genome shotgun sequence, a single genomic region encodes these proteins:
- the LOC129949256 gene encoding dedicator of cytokinesis protein 7 isoform X2, translating into MSSNQRQFAQKLSKQQASEVRKNVVSCGLTTKPADVASLCSSTICLTEPVEPLDYEEFLLQHSNVLNRDPLRQILEFPPGDVSVKTIPRKIRTVEHIVPKENITELPPHVQECVNCFTRPWKTVEYSQRHFSSSCCTRERVDRGTLSPTNFQQEFEIDKDFASFDDGFTDKSDSCTPSSRQSIASLSSVSSCTDTLTPRGSWASFDLRRSVNDPLIPNLLDDLPPESIDQANETRRQEDRQESLFSLYPEADPDDLIERRLPAEKPIEHQGHRIHVKCLQLRLELEVEPIFASMAIYDAKEKKKISENFYFDMNSDNLKRMLNSHVQYSDVSTQSRTGIFEITYPSNDLFLVIRLEKVLQGDIKDSVEPYLKDDKDKYRDKAKSNAADYCERLGKYRMPFAWTGIYLTNVFNGDNFESEKENSSLGTASSSNSLDRKSSTSSFDQLRQKANVMSGTLTRRGSLERKSEKRRSWSPDEFANSIETFRPITITVSSFFKQESDKMKDEDLYKFLPELKRPAAVVKKYKCIPGSIKLEISPCPEDVKCALSPELAKVEPYPNDNTRPVKEILEFPSSAIYIPHYTYRNLLFVAPKELNFSSRAGSARNIAVRIQLMAGEKQNEALRAIFAKSSCPEYTSEAFTAVNYHNKCPAFYDEIKIALPANIKQNHHLLFTLYHVSCQKKPQEMQTTVETPVGYTWIPLLEDGKLKVGEFNLPVMVETPPENYSFIPPNVHLPGTKWLDNHRPVFTVSIDAVTSIHTLDPCLDRFFLACEFLESKKVPPHIGEGNMEKEMKKCLVDIENADREPLVKNLPIVLDKLIELLVTTYKITGQTLSMGSNVFEVLCMVSENLSILSDDLVVDQYGRQSLLSTYVQFQTKILHPFSRKRRLTYSRSNAEEMMVSSHDGYVMHEHGGRSLDRKEISAEISPSYIGRDGQIRLLHEELALHWVVASGNAAEMAMKNSWFLFELMVKSMIEHLDLTRALTAPRKSRFPHQFTDDISTLIHLVTTKVVGYHNIDQKLAQSLNASLGFFIFDLFNIMDRGFVFGLIKTYYKVLISKNSSIPDLMHYKVDFLRIVCSHEHYIALNLPFATPYTTVPTPTSPTPSTNSNNSQNSYGSIDKALQADLNAEFRQQHYLVGLVLSELATVLEVSNPPLHSKAIRCIRNLMTSHDLDARYSDSDARARVASLYIPLLAIVMDTIPQLHQFLTDTQDRLHSIGLLEDYQGPHQPIATTTISPEVAYAISGSRTYSYVPDPVKNKSQLNTEDTRHLLACFIWVIKNLERTILYRWVLGLSPHRVHQMLQVLNWCIPCFEYRGQKRLPMVKRNNTQSFRKTPDMKEKLEEYIRGTGSARNDLINRRKDRNSTEKLRWRKDQMPYRSQFADLPVKAEPEIEITHCIEGSLATELILVTLDALEIIVQVATNSEIHHNLLRTVLKVLLHALSRNQSTLSLQNLFASQRSLIFKFPNLLFDEETDICADLCLLLLKHCGSLLPGIRSQAAASLYLLMRQNFEIGNNFARVKMQVTMSLSSLVGTSSSFSEQSLRRALKTILVYAESDIDLQDTSFPEQVQDLLFNLHMILSDTVKMKEYQEDPEMLLDLMHRIAKGYQNNPDLRLTWLENMAKKHRERANHTEAAMCYVHSAALVAEYLSMLESQTHLPVGAVSFQKVTPNALMESAVSDDVLSPGEDGICLGNHFTEIGLKALLEEAANSFQIAGMYEAMNEVLKILIPICEANRDFQKLGKVHGKLQEAFNRIAQLQGKRVFGTYFRVGFYGTTFGDLDQQEFIYKEPTLTKLPEIFSRLQSFYADRFGPDSVHIIKDSNNVDVNSLDPDKAYIQITYVEPYFETFELRHRETYFERNFNIKRFIFATPFTKGGKAHGELNEQCKRKTILTTANHFPYVKTRIQVISRQQIILEPIEVAIEDIQKKTLELAAATKQEPADPKILQMVLQGCIGTTVNQGPMEMATVFLSGLADGVTIPTKHQNKLRLCFKEFAKRCTDALKKNRNLIQADQKDYQRELERNNERFLERLSPLITLSPSQAVGAVNANSYVSKSTPLRW; encoded by the exons ATGTCTTCAAATCAACGACAATTCGCTCAAAAACTATCAAA GCAACAAGCTTCGGAAGTGCGAAAGAACGTCGTAAGCTGTGGCTTGACTACAAAACCAGCGGATGTTGCGTCTTTATGTTCATCTACG ATTTGCCTAACTGAACCGGTAGAGCCATTGGACTATGAAGAATTTTTATTGCAACATTCGAATGTTTTAAATCGAGACCCACTGAGACAGATATTGGAATTCCCACCGGGAGATGTTTCGGTGAAGACAATACCCAGGAAAATTCGTACTGTGGAACACATTGTgccaaaagaaaatat AACTGAACTACCTCCCCATGTCCAGGAATGCGTGAATTGTTTCACGAGACCATGGAAAACCGTGGAATACTCCCAACGTCATTTCTCGAGTTCTTGTTGTACCCGAGAACGTGTCGATCGTGGTACTTTGAGTCCAACAAATTTCCAACAAGAATTCGAAATCGACAAAGATTTCGCCTCCTTCGATGATGGCTTCACCGACAAGAGTGACAGTTGCACGCCAAGCAGTCGTCAATCCATTGCCAGCCTCTCTTCGGTTTCATCCTGCACTGATACCCTCACACCTCGCGGATCATGGGCTAGTTTCGATTTACGTCGTTCAGTCAATGATCCACTCATACCAAATCTCCTCGATGATCTACCTCCAGAAAGTATTGACCAAGCCAACGAAACACGTCGTCAAGAAGATCGACAAGAATCTCTATTTAGTTTATATCCTGAAGCTGATCCAGATGATCTCATCGAACGTCGATTGCCAGCTGAAAAACCAATCGAACATCAAGGACATCGAATTCATGTGAAATGTCTGCAACTTCGATTGGAGCTTGAAGTTGAACCGATATTTGCCTCAATGGCAATTTATGAtgccaaagaaaaaaagaaaatctcggAAAATTTCTACTTTGACATGAATTCGGATAATTTGAAGCGAATGCTGAATTCCCACGTACAGTACAGCGATGTCAGCACTCAAAGTCGAACTGGAATCTTTGAGATAACCTATCCGAGTAATGATTTGTTCTTAGTTATTCGGCTGGAGAAAGTTCTGCAGGGTGATATTAAGGATTCAGTTGAACCGTACCTCAAGGACGACAAAGACAAGTACCGAGATAAGGCAAAATCAAATGCAGCCGATTATTGTGAGCGTTTGGGAAAGTATCGTATGCCTTTTGCCTGGACTGGTATCTACCTAACGAACGTCTTCAATGGGGACAATTTTGAGAGTGAAAAGGAGAACAGCAGCTTGGGTACTGCTTCTAGTTCCAATAGTTTAG ATCGAAAATCTTCGACCAGTAGCTTCGATCAACTTCGACAGAAAGCAAATGTTATGAGTGGCACTTTGACGAGAAGAGGTTCTCTCGAACGGAAAAGTGAAAAGCGACGCTCGTGGTCACCGGACGAGTTTGCCAATAGCATAGAGACCTTCCGACCAATTACAATTACCGTATCGAGTTTTTTCAAACAG GAATCTGATAAAATGAAAGATGAAGACTTGTACAAGTTTCTGCCGGAATTAAAACGTCCAGCAGCGGTAGTGAAGAAATACAAATGTATACCAGGTTCTATTAAGTTAGAAATCTCTCCATGCCCCGAAGATGTCAAATGTGCTCTCTCACCGGAATTGGCCAAAGTTGAACCCTACCCAA ATGACAACACTCGACCGGTCAAGGAAATTTTGGAATTCCCCTCAAGTGCCATTTATATTCCCCACTACACCTATCGTAATCTTCTGTTTGTAGCTCCGAAGGAGTTGAATTTCTCATCTCGAGCTGGTTCGGCTCGAAACATCGCCGTTCGCATTCAACTTATGGCTGGAGAGAAGCAAAATGAAGCCCTTCGAGCCATCTTTGCAAAATCCTCCTGTCCCGAATACACCTCCGAGGCATTTACAGCTGTCAATTATCACAATAAATGTCCAGCTTTCTATGATGAGATTAAAATCGCTCTTCCAGCgaatatcaaacaaaatcaTCATCTTCTCTTTACCTTGTACCATGTGTCGTGTCAGAAGAAACCCCAAGAAATGCAAACAACAGTTGAAACTCCTGTTGGTTATACTTGGATTCCATTGCTCGAGGATGGGAAGCTTAAAGTTGGAGAATTCAATTTGCCAGTGATGGTGGAAACACCTCCGGAAAATTATTCATTCATCCCGCCAAATGTCCATTTACCCGGAACCAAGTGGTTGGATAATCATCGTCCGGTGTTTACGGTGAGTATTGATGCTGTGACGTCCATACACACCTTGGACCCTTGTCTTGATCG ATTCTTCCTTGCGTGTGAGTTTCTCGAGTCGAAGAAAGTCCCTCCACACATTGGTGAAGGAAACAtggaaaaagaaatgaaaaaatgtcttgTCGACATTGAGAATGCAGATCGAGAACCGTTGGTCAAGAATCTTCCAATAGTTTTGGATAAACTCATTGAATTGTTGGTCACAACTTATAAGATCACTGGACAAACGTTATCCATGggttcaaatgtttttgaagttctttgtATGGTTTCAGAAAATCTTTCG ATCCTTTCTGATGACTTGGTCGTTGACCAATATGGACGTCAGAGTCTCCTGTCAACTTATGTGCAATTTCAAACGAAGATCCTTCATCCATTTAGTAGAAAGAGACGACTGACGTACAGCAGGAGTAATGCCGAAGAAATGATGGTGTCTTCACATGATGGGTATGTAATGCATGAACACGGAGGAAGGAGCTTAGATCGAAAAG aaatatcagcAGAAATCTCTCCCTCGTACATCGGTCGTGATGGACAGATTCGTTTGTTGCACGAAGAATTGGCTCTTCATTGGGTTGTTGCGAGTGGCAATGCAGCCGAAATGGCCATGAAAAACTCTTGGTTCCTCTTCGAACTTATGGTCAAATCGATGATTGAACATTTGGATCTTACGCGGGCTTTGACAGCTCCTCGAAAAAGTCGTTTTCCACATCAATTCACAGACGATATATCGACATTAATTCATTTGGTTACAACCAAAGTAGTTGGTTATCATAATATCGATCAGAAATTGGCACAGTCTCTCAATGCCAGTTTGGGTTTCTTcatatttgatttattcaaCATAATGGATAGGGGTTTTGTTTTCGGGTTGATAAAAACCTATTACAAAGTTTTGATTTCAAAGAATTCATCGATTCCTGATTTGATGCATTATAAAGTGGATTTCCTGAGAATTGTGTGCAGTCATGAGCATTACATTGCATTGAATCTACCATTTGCTACTCCTTACACGACGGTTCCAACTCCGACAAGTCCAACTCCAAGCACAAACTCAAACAATAGTCAAAATTCTTAT GGATCAATTGACAAGGCTCTCCAAGCAGACCTAAATGCTGAATTCAGGCAGCAGCATTACCTAGTCGGATTGGTCTTGAGTGAATTGGCCACTGTTTTGGAAGTTTc AAATCCACCACTTCACAGTAAAGCAATTCGATGCATACGTAACTTGATGACCTCGCATGATCTGGACGCTCGATACAGCGATTCAGATGCTAGAGCTCGTGTAGCGTCGTTGTATATCCCCCTTCTTGCAATTGTAATGGACACCATTCCTCAGCTTCACCAATTTCTCACAGACACTCAAGACCGTCTGCACAGCATTGGACTTCTCGAGGACTACCAAGGACCACATCAGCCAATTGCCACAACGACCATAAGTCCTGAGGTAGCTTATGCAATTTCTGGCAGTCGAACGTATTCATATGTCCCCGATCCTGTGAAGAACAAATCTCAGTTAAACACTGAAGACACAAGACACCTTCTAGCCTGCTTTATATGGGTCATTAAGAATTTGGAAAGAACCATCCTCTATCGTTGGGTTTTGGGTTTGAGTCCGCATCGTGTTCATCAAATGCTCCAGGTCCTGAACTGGTGTATTCCATGTTTTGAATATCGGGGACAAAAACGTCTGCCAATGGTGAAGCGAAACAACACTCAAAGTTTCCGCAAAACTCCCGATATGAAGGAGAAGCTGGAAGAGTACATCCGGGGCACTGGTTCGGCTCGAAATGATTTGATAAATCGTCGAAAGGATCGTAATTCAACTGAGAAACTCCGCTGGCGGAAGGATCAGATGCCGTATAGGTCACAATTTGCCGATCTACCGGTCAAGGCTGAGCCAGAAATCGAAATAACTCACTGCATAGAAGGATCACTGGCCACAGAATTGATTCTCGTCACTTTGGATGCTCTGGAAATTATAGTGCAGGTGGCGACAAATTCAGAAATCCACCACAATCTCCTGAGGACCGTTCTGAAGGTTCTTTTACACGCTCTCTCCCGCAATCAAAGTACACTCTCTCTGCAGAATCTATTTGCGTCGCAGCGCTCTTTAATCTTTAAGTTCCCGAATTTATTGTTCGACGAGGAGACCGATATTTGTGCAGATCTGTGTTTGTTGCTTCTGAAGCATTGTGGATCATTGCTACCTGGAATAAGATCTCAAGCCGCTGCTTCTCTGTATCTTCTTATgagacagaattttgaaattggaaat aACTTTGCACGTGTTAAAATGCAAGTTACCATGTCCCTTAGTTCGCTGGTCGGAACAAGCTCCTCCTTCAGCGAGCAGTCCCTTCGcagagcattgaaaaccattCTAGTCTATGCTGAGTCCGATATCGATCTTCAAGACACGTCTTTTCCAGAGCAAGTTCAAgatttacttttcaatttgcACATGATCCTCTCGGATACTGTAAAAATGAAAGAATACCAAGAAGATCCTGAGATGTTATTGGATCTGATGCATCGCATAGCCAAAGGCTATCAAAATAATCCTGACTTACGATTGACATGGCTCGAGAATATGGCTAAAAAGCATCGTGAGCGTGCCAATCATACCGAAGCTGCAATGTGTTATGTGCACAGTGCTGCTTTGGTTGCCGAATATTTGAGTATGTTAGAGTCACAAACTCATTTGCCAGTTGGGGCAGTTAGTTTTCAGAAAGTCACACCAAACGCTCTCATGGAATCGGCAGTATCTGATGATGTTCTAAGTCCCGGCGAAGATGGTATTTGTCTTGGCAATCATTTTACTGAGATCGGACTGAAGGCGTTGTTGGAGGAGGCTGCAAACTCGTTCCAAATTGCTGGAATGTACGAAGCAATGAACgaggttttgaaaattctaatacCCATATGTGAGGCGAATCGTGATTTCCAGAAGTTGGGCAAGGTACATGGTAAACTGCAAGAGGCCTTCAATAGAATCGCACAATTGCAAGGAAAACGTGTCTTTGGCACATATTTTCGGGTGGGATTCTATGGAACAACATTTGGAGATCTCGATCAACAGGAGTTCATCTATAAAGAACCTACTTTGACGAAATTACCTGAGATATTTAGTCGGCTTcaa AGTTTCTATGCCGATCGATTTGGTCCGGATTCAGTTCATATAATCAAAGATTCAAATAATGTCGATGTAAACTCGTTGGACCCAGATAAGGCCTACATCCAAATCACTTACGTTGAGCCTTACTTTGAGACTTTCGAATTACGTCACAGGGAAACATATTTCGAGAGGAATTTTAATAtaa aGCGTTTTATATTTGCAACTCCATTCACCAAGGGCGGCAAAGCTCATGGGGAACTTAACGAACAATGCAAACGCAAAACAATTCTCACCACCGCCAATCATTTCCCCTACGTGAAGACTCGCATTCAAGTCATAAGCAGACAACAGATAATCTTAGAACCCATCGAAGTGGCAATTgaagatattcaaaaaaagacATTAGAATTAGCTGCGGCGACAAAACAAGAACCCGCAGatccaaaaattttacaaatggtCCTGCAGGGTTGCATTGGAACAACAGTCAATCAAGGACCCATGGAAATGGCTACAGTTTTCTTATCTGGTCTAGCCGATGGGGTGACCATACCgacaaaacatcaaaataagtTACGTTTGTGTTTTAAGGAATTCGCTAAACGATGTACGGATGCATTGAAGAAAAATCGTAATCTCATTCAAGCCGATCAGAAAGACTATCAACGGGAATTAGAGAGAAATAATGAACGTTTCTTGGAACGTTTGTCGCCGTTGATCACATTAAGCCCTAGTCAAGCTGTCGGAGCTGTGAA CGCCAACAGTTACGTCAGCAAAAGTACACCATTAAGATGGTAG